A part of Planococcus sp. MB-3u-03 genomic DNA contains:
- the infC gene encoding translation initiation factor IF-3, protein MSRDNNVNEGIRARELRVIDQNGEQLGIKSRNEALEIAARVNLDLVLVAPQAKPPVARIMDHGKFKFEQQKKEREIRKNQKIINVKEVRLSPGIDDHDFNTKLRNAIKFLEKGDKVKASIRFKGRAITHKEIGQRVLERFAEECKGVATVEQRPKMEGRSMFLMLNPINEKE, encoded by the coding sequence ATTAGCAGAGACAACAATGTAAACGAAGGCATTCGTGCACGTGAATTACGGGTTATTGACCAAAATGGTGAACAGCTCGGAATCAAATCACGCAACGAGGCGCTCGAGATTGCAGCCCGTGTCAACTTGGATCTAGTACTAGTGGCTCCTCAAGCTAAGCCGCCGGTCGCACGGATCATGGACCACGGCAAGTTCAAATTTGAACAGCAAAAGAAAGAGCGCGAAATTCGTAAAAACCAAAAAATCATCAACGTCAAAGAGGTTCGTTTGAGCCCTGGCATCGATGACCACGATTTTAACACGAAGCTCCGCAACGCGATCAAGTTCCTTGAAAAAGGCGACAAAGTGAAAGCTTCAATCCGTTTCAAAGGCCGTGCGATTACGCACAAAGAAATCGGACAACGTGTCCTTGAACGCTTCGCAGAAGAGTGCAAGGGTGTCGCGACGGTTGAACAGCGCCCGAAAATGGAAGGTCGCAGCATGTTCTTGATGCTGAACCCGATCAACGAGAAGGAATAA
- the speD gene encoding adenosylmethionine decarboxylase, whose amino-acid sequence METMGRHVIAELWQCDFDKLNDMDYIEKTFVDAALKSGAEIREVAFHKFAPQGVSGVVIISESHLTIHSFPEHGYASVDVYTCGDLDPTIAADYIAQALDSKQSEVTEVPRGMGPVGAGATKVSLTV is encoded by the coding sequence ATGGAAACTATGGGACGTCACGTAATCGCAGAACTTTGGCAGTGTGATTTTGACAAATTAAACGATATGGATTATATCGAAAAGACTTTTGTTGATGCAGCACTCAAATCAGGTGCGGAAATCCGCGAAGTCGCTTTTCATAAATTTGCACCACAGGGTGTCAGCGGCGTAGTCATCATTTCGGAATCACACCTGACTATCCACAGCTTCCCGGAACACGGGTACGCGAGTGTCGATGTGTATACTTGCGGTGATCTTGATCCAACAATTGCAGCTGATTACATTGCACAAGCTTTGGATTCAAAACAAAGCGAAGTAACTGAAGTGCCACGCGGCATGGGACCAGTCGGCGCCGGAGCGACAAAAGTGTCACTAACGGTGTAA
- the rpmI gene encoding 50S ribosomal protein L35 has translation MPKMKSHSGASKRFKKTGTGKVRRNRSHTSHLFANKSTKQKRKLRKSSLVSAGDLKRIKSLIYNMK, from the coding sequence ATGCCGAAAATGAAAAGCCACAGTGGAGCGTCTAAACGCTTCAAGAAAACTGGAACTGGTAAAGTAAGACGCAACCGTTCCCACACTAGCCACTTGTTCGCAAACAAATCGACTAAGCAAAAACGTAAGCTTCGCAAGAGCTCATTGGTTTCTGCAGGCGATTTGAAACGCATCAAATCATTGATCTACAACATGAAGTAA
- the rplT gene encoding 50S ribosomal protein L20: MPRVKGGTVTRKRRKRVLKLAKGYYGSKHLLFKVANQQVMKSGNYAYRDRRNKKRDFRKLWITRINAAARLNDISYSRLMHGLKLAGIDINRKMLAEIAVSDAAAFTALVDQAKKASNN, encoded by the coding sequence ATGCCACGCGTAAAAGGCGGAACAGTGACGCGCAAGCGTCGTAAAAGAGTATTAAAATTAGCTAAAGGTTATTACGGTTCCAAGCACTTACTATTTAAAGTAGCGAACCAACAAGTCATGAAGTCAGGTAACTATGCTTACCGTGACCGTCGCAACAAAAAACGTGATTTCCGCAAATTGTGGATCACACGCATCAACGCAGCAGCTCGTTTGAATGATATTTCTTATAGCCGCTTGATGCACGGGTTGAAACTTGCTGGCATCGACATCAACCGCAAAATGCTAGCTGAAATCGCTGTATCTGATGCAGCTGCTTTCACAGCTTTGGTTGACCAAGCGAAAAAAGCATCTAACAACTAA
- a CDS encoding replication initiation and membrane attachment family protein has product MTMYKELQPADLYRIRMPYPFSNYDRQLLTLLYQPMIGSDAISLYLTLWADAEMRSEDSTHYTLMNTLGKPVKAIFESRIQLEAIGLLKTFRKDGENRSFIYELCPPLDPKTFFADPLLSMFLFSKIGESSYRWVRDRFVIQTPLASGYEEVSRTFTDIFQPVHAKSGYPADQKELESRTDGEYEMEQDFDFALLRQGLSEQLVPKRVLTPAIRNFIVKLSFLYGFGPLEMQKVVLLAIEDDYRIDEEGLRKAASDYYKMTVTTTAPKLEPVKKAEPKTQQPEAKQGPVNKEDELIAYLESASPIQVLRDIADGKEPLPADVQLANQLVTQHGMEPAVVNVLLQYVLLRTDMKLTKAYVEKIASHWLRKNVTTAKQAMEFARIEHTQYMKWKNESGAAPKKAASSGRKPIREEKLPEWFNKKDEVETPGQGASSEQLEQEKQKLLAKLALKKRKGD; this is encoded by the coding sequence ATGACGATGTACAAAGAACTCCAGCCCGCCGACTTGTACCGGATCCGCATGCCGTATCCATTTTCCAATTACGACCGACAATTGCTGACGCTTCTCTATCAGCCGATGATCGGATCGGATGCCATCTCCCTCTACTTGACACTGTGGGCAGATGCGGAAATGCGGTCCGAGGATTCCACGCATTATACATTAATGAACACGCTCGGAAAACCGGTCAAGGCGATTTTCGAATCCCGCATCCAATTGGAAGCAATCGGCTTATTGAAAACTTTCCGGAAAGACGGGGAAAACCGTTCCTTCATATATGAGCTGTGTCCGCCGCTCGACCCCAAAACCTTTTTTGCCGATCCGCTTTTATCGATGTTCCTGTTCAGTAAAATCGGGGAATCGTCTTACCGCTGGGTCCGCGACCGGTTTGTCATCCAGACGCCGCTCGCTTCAGGATACGAGGAAGTCTCCAGGACCTTCACGGATATTTTCCAACCGGTGCATGCGAAGTCCGGATACCCTGCAGACCAAAAAGAGCTTGAATCACGGACAGACGGGGAATATGAGATGGAACAGGACTTTGACTTTGCGCTGCTGCGCCAGGGCCTGTCCGAACAACTCGTGCCGAAGCGCGTGCTGACGCCGGCCATCCGCAACTTTATCGTAAAACTTTCGTTCCTCTACGGTTTCGGCCCGCTTGAAATGCAAAAAGTCGTATTGTTGGCGATCGAAGATGATTACCGGATAGATGAGGAAGGGCTGCGCAAGGCTGCTTCCGATTATTATAAAATGACCGTCACGACGACTGCACCGAAACTCGAGCCGGTTAAAAAGGCAGAACCGAAAACGCAACAACCTGAAGCAAAACAAGGCCCTGTAAACAAAGAAGACGAGTTGATCGCATATTTGGAATCAGCCTCGCCGATTCAAGTACTGCGCGATATCGCAGACGGCAAAGAACCGCTGCCGGCCGATGTGCAATTAGCGAACCAGTTGGTGACGCAGCATGGCATGGAGCCGGCTGTCGTTAATGTATTGCTTCAATACGTCCTATTGCGTACGGATATGAAACTGACAAAAGCGTATGTAGAAAAAATTGCATCGCATTGGTTGAGGAAAAATGTCACGACAGCCAAGCAGGCAATGGAATTTGCACGCATCGAGCATACGCAGTATATGAAATGGAAAAATGAATCAGGCGCCGCGCCTAAAAAAGCGGCATCTTCCGGCCGCAAGCCGATCCGCGAAGAAAAGTTGCCTGAATGGTTCAATAAGAAAGACGAAGTGGAAACGCCTGGACAAGGAGCTTCAAGTGAACAGCTCGAACAGGAAAAACAGAAATTGCTTGCGAAGCTTGCGTTGAAGAAAAGGAAGGGTGATTAG
- the coaE gene encoding dephospho-CoA kinase (Dephospho-CoA kinase (CoaE) performs the final step in coenzyme A biosynthesis.) translates to MIIGLTGSIASGKSTVSQMLKELGYPVVDADLVARQVVEPGTETLNSIEQAFGAEVIRADGSMDREKVGAIIFNDPASRKKLNDIIHPAIRREMLRQRQAFLDEGYETVIMDIPLLFESKLQHMVDKILVVTVSEQEQLKRLMERNGLAEQEAKARIASQLPLSVKEQGADEVLDNNGSLDNTKRQLMRILDNWQTHP, encoded by the coding sequence ATGATCATCGGATTGACCGGCAGCATCGCGAGCGGCAAAAGCACCGTCTCGCAAATGCTCAAGGAATTGGGATATCCGGTCGTTGACGCAGATCTGGTCGCCAGACAAGTGGTCGAGCCCGGAACGGAAACATTGAACAGCATCGAGCAAGCTTTCGGCGCGGAAGTGATACGCGCTGACGGGTCGATGGACCGCGAGAAAGTCGGGGCAATCATCTTCAACGATCCAGCGAGCCGAAAAAAATTGAATGACATCATCCACCCGGCAATACGCCGGGAAATGCTTAGGCAGCGCCAAGCATTTTTGGATGAAGGATATGAAACCGTTATCATGGACATTCCGCTGTTATTCGAAAGCAAACTCCAGCATATGGTCGACAAGATCCTGGTCGTCACTGTATCGGAGCAGGAACAGCTAAAACGCCTGATGGAGCGCAATGGATTGGCTGAACAGGAAGCAAAAGCGCGGATCGCTTCGCAATTGCCGTTAAGCGTTAAAGAACAAGGGGCGGATGAAGTGCTCGATAACAACGGTTCTCTTGATAACACAAAGCGCCAATTAATGCGCATATTAGACAATTGGCAGACACATCCGTAA
- the mutM gene encoding bifunctional DNA-formamidopyrimidine glycosylase/DNA-(apurinic or apyrimidinic site) lyase: MPELPEVEGVVRQIRPVSIGKRIVSVDVSDTIRKSKQSGKEAILKRIEADDFQERLTGAQILAVERRSKYIYMTMKNEQEFLLVNHLGMSGAWFFVDSLLSIPEDKFRRHVHVVLTLDDGNLLAFSDIRRFGEMRVLGTEADFPPLLLMAPEPFADGALEWFLQQSESPKFRNKPIKEVIMDGTVISGCGNIYATEALFRMKIHPKRAASRISRKRKIELFQAIAAILLESIEAGGSTISDYRKINGESGSMQNRFGMYGKKTCTVCGTETKTVKIASRASVYCPSCQK, translated from the coding sequence ATGCCGGAACTTCCGGAAGTAGAAGGGGTGGTCCGGCAAATCCGCCCTGTGTCGATCGGCAAACGCATCGTCTCGGTCGATGTGTCCGATACGATCCGAAAATCAAAGCAATCGGGCAAAGAAGCGATCTTGAAGCGCATCGAAGCGGATGACTTTCAAGAGCGTCTGACCGGTGCCCAAATACTCGCCGTCGAACGGCGCAGCAAATATATTTACATGACCATGAAAAACGAGCAGGAATTCCTGCTCGTCAACCATCTGGGCATGTCGGGGGCCTGGTTTTTCGTCGATAGCCTGCTGTCGATCCCGGAAGATAAGTTCAGGCGGCACGTTCATGTGGTGCTGACGCTCGATGACGGCAACTTGCTGGCATTCTCGGATATCCGGCGTTTCGGGGAAATGCGTGTGCTCGGAACCGAAGCGGATTTTCCGCCGCTTCTATTGATGGCGCCGGAGCCTTTTGCCGACGGGGCACTTGAATGGTTTTTGCAGCAATCGGAAAGCCCGAAATTCCGCAACAAGCCGATCAAGGAAGTTATTATGGACGGCACGGTCATCTCGGGATGTGGCAATATATACGCCACAGAAGCGCTATTTCGCATGAAGATCCACCCGAAACGCGCCGCAAGCCGCATCAGCCGCAAGCGTAAAATTGAATTGTTCCAGGCCATTGCCGCCATTTTGCTCGAGAGCATCGAAGCGGGGGGCAGCACGATTTCCGATTACCGAAAGATCAACGGAGAATCAGGCAGCATGCAGAATCGTTTTGGCATGTACGGCAAGAAGACGTGCACGGTTTGTGGGACAGAGACCAAAACAGTGAAAATCGCAAGCCGGGCGTCTGTCTATTGCCCATCTTGCCAGAAATGA
- a CDS encoding glyceraldehyde-3-phosphate dehydrogenase → MTVSIAINGFGRIGRMVFRQAVLMDDVTISAVNAGYPAETLAHLIKYDTNHGTFSGEVKAEENALVVNGKRIQLVNERDPLKLPWGEMGVDIVIEATGKFNSRDKAALHLDAGAKKVILTAPGKNEDITIVMGVNDDKLDVDKHHIISNASCTTNCLAPVAKVLNDAFGIENGLMTTVHAYTNDQKNLDNPHKDLRRARACGQSIIPTSTGAAKALSLVLPELEGKLHGLALRVPTPNVSLVDLVVDVQQDVTVEDVNRAFTDASEGALAGILDLTMEPLVSIDFNTNPSSAIVDGLTTIVMGDRKVKVLAWYDNEWGYSARVVDLMKKVANSMAVASK, encoded by the coding sequence ATGACAGTTTCGATTGCAATTAACGGGTTTGGCCGCATCGGCCGTATGGTTTTCAGACAAGCAGTTTTGATGGATGACGTGACAATTTCGGCGGTCAACGCCGGTTATCCGGCAGAAACACTTGCTCACTTGATTAAGTATGACACAAATCACGGTACCTTCTCCGGTGAAGTGAAAGCGGAAGAAAATGCGTTGGTTGTAAACGGAAAGCGTATTCAATTGGTTAACGAGCGCGATCCATTGAAACTCCCATGGGGGGAAATGGGCGTCGATATCGTCATCGAAGCGACAGGCAAGTTCAACTCGCGCGATAAAGCTGCGCTTCATTTGGATGCGGGAGCGAAGAAAGTCATCTTGACTGCTCCTGGTAAAAATGAAGACATCACGATCGTGATGGGTGTCAATGATGATAAATTGGATGTCGACAAACATCACATCATCTCCAACGCCAGCTGCACGACGAATTGCTTGGCGCCTGTCGCTAAAGTGCTGAATGATGCATTCGGCATCGAAAACGGCTTGATGACAACGGTTCATGCGTATACCAATGACCAAAAGAATTTGGATAACCCGCATAAGGATCTTCGCCGCGCACGCGCTTGTGGACAGTCGATTATTCCGACTTCAACGGGGGCTGCCAAAGCTTTGTCGCTCGTTCTTCCTGAATTGGAAGGGAAATTGCATGGCCTAGCGCTTCGTGTCCCGACGCCAAATGTGTCGCTCGTCGACCTTGTCGTTGATGTCCAGCAGGATGTGACGGTAGAAGACGTCAATCGTGCATTCACGGATGCATCGGAAGGCGCGCTTGCAGGCATTCTCGATTTGACGATGGAGCCGCTTGTGTCGATCGACTTCAATACGAACCCAAGTTCTGCAATCGTTGACGGCTTGACTACCATTGTCATGGGCGACCGCAAAGTGAAAGTGCTCGCTTGGTACGATAACGAATGGGGCTACTCGGCCCGCGTTGTTGACTTAATGAAAAAGGTAGCCAATTCTATGGCTGTCGCTTCAAAATAA
- a CDS encoding dUTP diphosphatase, producing MNLQELFHMQRELDRYIQSNRNVEESVFRKKVLALQVELSELANETRCFKFWSTKGPSDKSVLLEEYVDCIHFILSLGIEKGFDSLEQWPAPTSEQDLTELFLSAHQGVGRFAEQATPEEYQSLWRTFGALAEALGFSYEEVLTAYVEKNETNYKRQQQGY from the coding sequence ATGAACCTTCAGGAATTATTTCACATGCAGCGGGAGCTCGACCGCTATATCCAATCGAACAGAAACGTCGAGGAATCGGTGTTCCGCAAGAAAGTGCTAGCGCTTCAAGTGGAATTGTCGGAGCTTGCTAATGAAACGAGATGCTTTAAGTTCTGGAGCACGAAAGGCCCGTCGGATAAAAGCGTTTTGCTCGAGGAGTACGTCGATTGCATTCATTTCATCCTGTCGCTCGGCATTGAAAAGGGCTTTGATTCACTAGAGCAATGGCCAGCTCCGACCAGTGAACAAGATTTGACGGAACTGTTCCTCTCTGCGCATCAAGGAGTCGGACGCTTTGCAGAACAAGCGACCCCGGAAGAATACCAAAGCTTGTGGCGGACGTTCGGCGCCCTGGCGGAAGCACTCGGCTTCAGCTATGAGGAAGTGCTGACGGCTTATGTTGAAAAGAATGAAACCAACTACAAACGCCAGCAGCAAGGGTATTGA
- the nrdR gene encoding transcriptional regulator NrdR — MKCPACQHNGTRVVDSRPIDEMKSIRRRRECEACGYRFTTFEKVEEMPLIVVKKDGSREEFSREKVLRGLIRACEKRPVSLDMLEGVVFDIEKELRRSGNPEVKSEEVGELVMNRLADIDEVAYVRFASVYRQFKDITVFIDELKDLLDRNPGDKDSK, encoded by the coding sequence ATGAAATGTCCAGCTTGCCAGCATAACGGCACCCGCGTAGTAGATTCGCGGCCAATAGATGAAATGAAATCAATCCGCAGGCGTCGTGAATGTGAAGCATGCGGCTATCGCTTCACCACGTTCGAGAAGGTGGAGGAGATGCCGCTGATCGTCGTGAAAAAAGATGGATCCCGTGAAGAATTCAGCCGCGAGAAAGTGTTGCGCGGCTTGATTCGCGCGTGTGAAAAACGCCCAGTCTCGCTCGACATGCTTGAAGGGGTCGTTTTCGATATCGAAAAAGAACTTCGCCGGAGCGGAAATCCTGAAGTGAAATCGGAAGAAGTCGGAGAACTGGTCATGAACCGGTTAGCGGATATCGATGAAGTGGCCTATGTCCGCTTCGCATCCGTCTATCGCCAGTTCAAAGACATTACGGTCTTCATCGATGAACTCAAGGATCTGCTTGACCGCAATCCCGGTGACAAGGACAGCAAATAA
- a CDS encoding DUF1294 domain-containing protein — translation MIILAAYLAAMSSFAFIMMWADKRQAQARGPRIPEKRLWLVAAIGGGIGAYAGMMLFRHKTKHTNFRLGFFALALIQAVLLVWVASQ, via the coding sequence ATGATCATATTGGCAGCTTATTTGGCCGCCATGTCGAGTTTTGCCTTTATCATGATGTGGGCGGACAAGCGGCAGGCGCAAGCACGCGGGCCGCGCATCCCAGAAAAACGCCTGTGGCTTGTCGCGGCAATTGGCGGCGGCATCGGGGCATACGCAGGCATGATGTTGTTCAGGCATAAAACGAAGCACACGAATTTCCGCCTTGGCTTTTTTGCCTTGGCATTGATACAGGCAGTTTTGCTTGTTTGGGTGGCGTCTCAATAG